The following is a genomic window from Xiphophorus couchianus chromosome 5, X_couchianus-1.0, whole genome shotgun sequence.
AGGAAAAGTTTTAGGCCAATATTAGTTTCAGTTCAAGCAGTTTTGAACTCCACAATGAGGATATATTTTACAACTATTGTCTGGTTGCTGACAGGTAagagcatattttttttacatcataaagTGATTTGGGACTTAAACAAGTTAAGTGTGTGAAAATGAAATtccttttgttaaattttttcatGACAGTCAGGGGAAGTTTACCTTTAGAAGTGAAGAATAATGGAGCGCCCCTCAACACCCCTTGTAAGTACATTGGTCGTAAAACatactttgaaatgtctttacAAATTATATCAGgagcaaaacagaaattaaaaagaaacaatgtaCCTGAGAATACGACTGTGTTACATTTATTAACTATTAAAtatgtgttttcttctttttactgcTTTGTATTTCAGCAACAGTAGAAAAATGATGCGTTAGCGCGTACTTACAGTtactgaaaagaacaaaatatatcTAGACAGATTTAAACGCAGTAAtgcattttactcaaacacatTGAGAATAATTAGCAATCACGATAATGTCTTATTTTGAATCATAAATGGTATCTAAATGTTAACAGTCAGCTTAGAACAAACCAAAACGTGCctttaataaacataaacaatcGTGATTGAATTCTTTAATTCTCCCAAAGGCAAAAGTGCATCAGTGGACCAAACAGCATACACTGGAGATTCTGTTTCCTTCACCTGCAAATATTCACAAGCCGATAAAAACAGCATCAGAAACTTCTGCAGACTCGACGGAAACAACGGCTGCGCGAATATAATTTCAGCTCAGCTTTCAAACTACACAAAACTGGCAAAGATTTCCCTCAGCGATGATAAGCAGCGAGGATTGTACAAGGTGGACATCTCCATGGTGACTCAGCAGGATTCGGGCAAATACTGGTGTGCCTTGAAAAAAGATGATTTCATCACTTGTTTGCAGGAAGTCGTCCTCCATGTTCTGAGTGAGTACTGATCTAAATGAGTGAATCGCTGTTTAAGAAATTATCAATATGATGCGCCCTTATAAAAACATAGTACAAAGGGTTTCTCTGAAGCTATGAGATCTGAAAAATCTCCAAATAACATTAGACCAATAATCATGTCTCAGGTTGAAATGGTGTTCAGCAGTTCCTCCTCCAACATTTGGCTTAATGTGAATGAAAAAGCTATAAAACTTTCCAAACAACAGGCCACCTAAAACACTCAAAGCTTCAATGTTTGTTGTAAAGCATctgaagttttgctttttgcagacatttttgcGCAGTGAAACTTGCTGCCATGCTAGCATAATATTAATATGTTCTCCCTGTGTTTTGACATGGCTTGTTGATAGTTTGGCTTGTAACATCATTTCAATGAGGGACCAGTTGAATTATGCATAGATAAAGCTAACAAAAAAGTCCACTTCATAAATATGGTGCAAGTCACACAACACAGATAGGTTGCTTGCAACCACAGCCTCCTTTTCACTGTTATTgtgaagggtaaaaaaaaaaaaaaaaagaaatacttaaaaCCCATTGAAACCAGAGCTGTTTGTTTTAGAGCTGTTATATATTTCTTTCCATATTTACTTCTATgagttaagtttattttttaagatcaATTTTACGTCAAGTAATGCTCCTTATGCTTTTTGTCACTTATACTTTGTTGCTGTTCAGACCCGGTTACAGTCCAGACCTATCCAGAAAAGGGAGAGTCACCACTACCACCACTACTAGTGAAGATTAGGTCCAACAGGGATTCTGGTTGTGATTCTGACTCTGGTTGTGGTAAGAAACACCTGCTATTTGTTTCCACCCTTTCATGTAAATGCCTCCTCTATCATAACACTTTAATGGTTTATGCATACGTCTTATAAATTAGAAAACTTGGATATTCAAGATAGTACTTTAATGGAGTGGTAATAGTATTAcaacattgcaaaaataaataatagtatAAATTatcttttagaaattaaattttttaatacatttaatcaaTACTATAGcaagaatatatattttcattactATATAGAATGAAACGGCAAAGGCCGTCTTTTATGTTGCACATTGACATAAAAACTTCAGTAATGACATGcacacatgaaaaatgtttttccaatttttgtTGAAGTTGCTGCCGTCGTCACTGTGGTTATCATGTCTCGAGTTGGGTTCACCTCGAATGGTGGAAAACTGTCGCGCTTTCATGTTTGTTGCAAAATTAACAGCTCACAATTAGTAAATTCAAATTATGAGTTCTACGTTGACGTTACAAGGATCACTGAAAGGTCCAACACCGAGAAAAATCCCACCTGTCAGCAGCCAGAAAATGTGAATAACGTTAGTGTTTTTGTCCGTTCTTCATAGTATACATAATCTGCTTGCACTGCCGCAGTACTGGTGTGTTTGTTAGTAATTGAGGAGATAAAAGTAGGATAAGATATTTATGGGTGGCAAACATATGAGCAAAccaacaaaatgaaaccattttAGGAAAACCTAAATTGACTAGGACCAGATGAAGTTCTAAAgatcatctttgtttctgtttgtttgcacTGTAACTCTAAGTCTGTTATTCGTGGTTATCTTGTTTAGACGATGAAAAAAGAAACGGAGGATCAACAACAGGTAAAGAAGGAGTTATTATCAtcctataaaacatttttaaatgtcttgtttttttgcacTGTAACTCTAAGTCTGTTATTTGTGGTTATCTTGTTTAGACGATGAAAAAAGAAACGGAGGATCAACAACAGGTAAAGAAGGAGTTATTATCAtcctataaaacatttttaatgtcttgttttttttgcactgtaACTCTAAGTCTGTTATTCGTGGTTATCTCGTTTAGACGATGAAAAAAGAAACGGAGGATCAACAACAGGTAAAGAAGGAGTTATTATCAtcctataaaacatttttaaatgtcttgttttttttgcactgtaACTCTAAGTCTGTTATTCGTGGTTATCTCGTTTAGACGATGAAAAAAGAAACGGAGGATCAACAACAGGTAAAGAAGGAGTTATTATCAtcctataaaacatttttaaatgtcttgttttttttgcactgtaACTCTAAGTCTGTTATTTGTGGTTATCTTGTTTAGACGATGAAAAAAGAAACGGAGGATCAACAACAGGTAAAGAAGGAGTTATTATCAtcctataaaacatttttaatgtcttgttttttttgcactgtaACTCTAAGTCTGTTATTCGTGGTTATCTTGTTTAGACGATGAAAAAGTAACCCAAGGATCAAAAACAGGTAAAGAAGGAGTTATTATCAtcctataaaacatttttaatgtcttgtTTATTTGCACTGTAACTTTATGTCTGCCATTTGCGATTATTtctttaaccctcctgttatgttccgggtcaaattgactcgttttaaagtttaaaattttttccaaaatagttggaagtatttttcttttgcatgaaactttttctatttgtcttaataggtgcactctacatattaattgaaaatgtatccattttacacatttgtaatcCTCCCTGCGTCTACAtattacatagatactgtttgggtcaatttgacccggcagtcaaaTTGAAGggtaaaaaagattaaaaaaaatgtccaattctatgtTTCCTGGCAGCTGTGAACCATATttcactacacacacacacaccacacacatacatgcacgcACACAAGCCTGTATGTATGTCACACAAGCCCTATTTCTCACTATTTTCtgtacttcactaggaaactgcgagaaagcaggtgttcatacaacttttgacgggaacattttctgttcctgtggacaaactccacccacactgagtgacattCAGCAGAAGTGGGAgaaatgactcatttatcttgattttaatcagcgggccaatttgacccagaacagtatacgtgtctcaagttcaattataaagatcacccattaaaaaaaaaaaaaatcaaaatgtaatttttttttaatgaaagatcaatttcaaggaaattatagtttttttgtgtctaggtttttttcagtggacataagaaatgtaaatttcatttttatgtccaaatgagtaaatgagtaggttgtcgtcattgatccttaatttgtgagaaatagaaaaacatcattgcacaaatattgattgaaatggttagtattggagttaataatcaaatacaaaaatgttttggaggaattttttggtttcggatactattgcatgattaaacactcaacgggtcaaattgacccaggATCATTATTGCTGTGCCTCAGAAATGAACAGGACAGGAGGATTAATATGGTAAACATGAAGGCCATAGAACACCAAGTATACAAGGATATCtttctacaaaaacatttttaaaatgtttgtttgtgctcTAACTGtgttatttgattttttatcttttgcatGGCGACGGTAAAAACCAAGAACTACCACcagataaaaaaacagctgTTGGTTGTTGTTATTATAAATGATGGGGCTGTTGcgtttaattttattgttcatCTATTTGACAAGCACAGAAAACATGCTGCAAAATTCCagaataacaaaaactgcacaaaagaaaacacaagacataaaataaaaagaaatacgGCTGTGGTCTTTGGCTGCAAAAGCAAAATACGGAGAATTGCACACTAATTTAGAATGTGTGGAATTGTTACATGAATTATTATATCAGCTCTTAACGCAGGAAATGGCCGACCTGCAGGTCTGCTGAACAATCCTTTTAGGAAATACACCGTCTTATTAAAATACTGACATTTAAGTAGATTCACACTTAAATGTGAATCTATCAACATGTTATGTCCacatttaccattttttttgccagaattAGCGCCATATCATATACCACAGATTGCAGCCATTGTAATACAGCACAACAGGAAGTCccaaaatgcatttcttttccaGTCTTGGGAACCAGTAATCAATTGTAATTGTGGCCAAAATGTGCAACACAGATCAACTACCTCAGcgagaaaaactgtaaatatgcaaaacatgcaaataagaaatacaattttCCTCCATTGTTTACACACAAACCATAGTACTTGAGACACAAATAAAGACCACAACATGTAACTCATGCACCAACTCACGGAACCAGTTCTGCTAAACTACAGGCACAATTCCTGTTTACACTGAAATTGCTGttctaaatctaaatatttttttcaaaataacacaCAATTTTCTGCATTTGGCACAATTTTCATGAAGAAAATTAACTCACCATTTTCACAAGAA
Proteins encoded in this region:
- the LOC114144660 gene encoding CMRF35-like molecule 8, producing MRIYFTTIVWLLTVRGSLPLEVKNNGAPLNTPCKSASVDQTAYTGDSVSFTCKYSQADKNSIRNFCRLDGNNGCANIISAQLSNYTKLAKISLSDDKQRGLYKVDISMVTQQDSGKYWCALKKDDFITCLQEVVLHVLNPVTVQTYPEKGESPLPPLLVKIRSNRDSGCDSDSGCDDEKVTQGSKTGMIAGIVCGVVIVVVLAIVLILCRRKLCNRQGETSEQKINTIQSAERNDRDHQYEEIQMQNKQANTVCTLYSTVNPPADQLHYASVNIQGGDPTTGSDQNASAHPPAETTLYSTVTKPGE